The Cycloclasticus sp. genomic sequence CCTAGCTTCTCGAGCATATGGCTTAGCAGTAGACGTTGAGACATGCTGTCGTCAACGACGAGAGCCTTAGAAATTGTGCTTGCGCTTGGCTGTTGAATCGATCCCATAGGAATGCTTTTTATTGCTTAGCTTAAGCTGAATAGTTGGCCGAAATTTGCGATATCTAATATTTTTTTCACTTCAGGCCGGGTGTTGATAAGTGAGACAGCTTCTTTACTGTTGCCCATTTTGTTCTTTAGCATCAATAGCATGCCTAGGGCGGAGCTATCAACGTATCCAGTCATCCGCATGTCAATACAAGCATGGTTAATATTGCTGGCGTTTATAGCGTCAATAGCTGAGCGAAATTCTTTATGAGAACCGAAATCAAAACGTTCTGGGGTGTTGATTGTTAACTTGCTGCCAGAGGTGGAAAAGGTAATGCTCATAATGTCATCCTGTTATTTATGATTGTGCTTAATAAAGTTTCTTGTCAGGTGGAGACCACGTTAGGTTAAAAATGGAGCGTAACTAACGCTTGTACCAAAAGCCTAGCAGAAAGTATTTTTTTTGCATGATTTGTTTAGAAAGAATCTTGTGATCCAAAAAGTATGTAAGTTATTGGCGAAGTCTTTATTTAGGCGTTTTGGTTCCAGGTGCGTTTGTTTGTTAAAGCAAACGATAATGGGCCGGATCTCCTTCGGCTAACGAAAGTGAGCTCTACCGTGTAACTGATGTGGAAGAGTGAGGTGGATGCGCTTTGCGATAAACTCTTTTTTGCTTGCCTGTGGGCGTCATTAGCTTGCAAGCAAAAAACATCAAGCCGATGTGGTTCCTGATCTAGATCAGTTTTTTTAATAGTCGCAACATAAATAATTTTTTTTGACTACACTCCAAATTAAACGTTAGCCGCGCTAACATCGCAATTACCTCACTCGGAGTGAATATGTCTCAAACAGATAGCAACTACTTTGTAGGGGCTGCCACCATCGCTGCTAAGCTTGATTACGCTACCAAAGTCGCACATCAATTATCATTAACCGCAAGTAATGCTCGAGCCTTAACGCTAAGAGCAGGGCAAAGTGCGGCGGGTTTTAGGCCTCTGACTGATGCGATTCACCGTTTATCCGATATCACCGTCAGTTCATCTAAAAAAATCAATGCAATTGCCGCGCAACTAAGCCGAATGTCGGTTGAAAAGTATCGTGCTGACAGTGCTATTAGATATTTTGATGCGGTGTATGAGAAGTCAAAAGACTGTCGTAATATTTCTAGCCTAGACACGGTTTACAAACGAACCCAAGAGCAGCAAAAACTGCTAATGATTGATTACCAGCAAAGAATTCAGCAGCTATCTCAAGAGTTGGAGGCGGTCGAAGGCGAATTAAGGTCGGCGGTGGTGTTAAAAACCTTGTGTCATGTAGAGGCTTCGCAGGCCGGTGAGCAATATAAGGATGCCCTGGACAACGTGGCAGAAAATGTTGAAAGAATATCCGGGACGATTAAAGAGCAAATAGTATTCTCGCGGCAACAAGTCGCCACACTACAGTAGGAAAGTTAAATGAAAACAGAAACGTTGTATGAAAACGGCGACCATAAGTGGATGGTTTTTGGTCGTGATAATGATAAGCCGGATTTAATTATTGATACCAATCAATACATGGTGGTGAGTGAAAACAATGCGCTATTAATGGATCCCGGTGGAATTGAGTTATTTTCAGCGATGCTGTCGGCTGTTATAAAAGAAGTGCCGGCTCAAAAAATTACGCATTTATTTGCCTCACATCAAGATCCAGACATTATTTCGTCATTAGGTTTGTGGGACTTGGCGCTTACCAATGCAACGCTTCATTCGCCTTGGTTATGGGAGGGCTTTCTTCGCCACTTTGGAATGCAAAACATTGAGTTTGATGGGATCCCTGATACGGGGGCGCGTTTGCAACTAGATGGGGTGACATTAGAGTTTATCCCTGCTCATTATTTGCATTCTTCCGGTAATTTTAATGTGTATGACCCTAAGGCCAAGATATTGATGTCGGGAGATATTGGTGCGGCGCTTGAGCCAGACAATTCGCCCATGTTTGTTGATGATTTCGAAGAGCACGTGCAAAAAATGAAAATGTTTCACCAGCGTTGGATGCCATCTAACAAGGCAAAGAATGATTGGGTCAGACGAGTGCGTCGGTTAGATATCGACATGATGTGCCCGCAACACGGGCGCATTTTTAAGGGTGATGATGTTGGGAAATTTCTCGATTGGTTTGAGTCAATTGAGGTGGGATTAACCAACAAGTAAGCGTTATAAATAGAGACGATTGAGTAAATAATTTAATTAATTTTTCAAAAAACCAAATTTTTTTAAATTAACTGCTAGTCTCTAGTTAGGAAGTCAAAATAATAAAGCAAGGGACATTAAGGGGTTACTCAATTTAGAAGAAGAGTCCTTAAAGTGCATCAATGGTAAGTCTATTGAAGGTGTCAATAATGAATATCAAGTTTCCAAACCAGCTAGGAATTCAAGTTGTTAGTGATGTTAAGGCAGAGCTAGAGTCGGCTATAGCGGCGGACGGAGCTATCGTGTTGGATGCGTCTGAGGTCGAAAGCGTGGATGCGGCTGCTTTGCAATTATTAGTGGCGTTTGTTCAGCATGCGGCGTTAAAAAAACGTGAATTTGAATGGTTTGAGCCGACTGATGTGTTTCTCGAAACGGTTGACTTAATGGGGTTAAAAGCTGCCATGAACGTGTAAGCGTTGATGGTGCAGTGAAATTTAATACATGAAATATATAATATTAATGAGGGGATAGAGTATGGCTCGGATACTTGTGGTAGATGATTCTGCTTCAATGCGCCAAATGGTTGCATTTACGTTAAAAGGTGGTGGGCATGACATCGTTGAGGCTGCTGATGGTGTAGAAGGCTTGGCATGTGCTAAAAACGGAAGTTTTAATGCAGTCATTACAGATGTCAATATGCCAAATATGGATGGTATTACGCTGACTAAAGAACTACGTGCTCTGCCAAACTATAGGTTTGTACCGATTCTAACGTTAACCACGGAAGCGTCGACAGAAAAGAAGATGGCGGGTAAAGCGGCGGGAGCGACGGGGTGGTTAGTGAAGCCGTTTAACCCTGATCAGTTACTAGCAACGGTTAAAAAAGTATTGGGGTAGGATTATGTCTATTGATATGTCGCAATTTCATGAAGCTTTTTTTGAGGAAAGTTTTGAAGGGTTGGAAATCATGGAGTCTGAGCTCTTGGAGCTCGATGTAGGTGAGGGCGATGTAGAGATTATTAATACCATTTTTCGCGCGGCGCACTCAATCAAGGGCGGCGCGGGCACGTTTGGCTTTATGAACGTGTCAGAGTTTACTCACGTAATGGAAACCTTGTTGGATGAAATGCGTGACGGCTCAAGAGAGGTCACTCAGTTCGCCGTTGACTCTTTGTTGCTGTCAGTTGATGTCCTAAGGACCATGTTGGAAGCGGCGCGAGATAAAACTGATGTTGACGAGGAAATGGTCGCAATGCGGTACGCAGTTCTCGACGGCAT encodes the following:
- a CDS encoding STAS domain-containing protein produces the protein MSITFSTSGSKLTINTPERFDFGSHKEFRSAIDAINASNINHACIDMRMTGYVDSSALGMLLMLKNKMGNSKEAVSLINTRPEVKKILDIANFGQLFSLS
- a CDS encoding MBL fold metallo-hydrolase; the encoded protein is MKTETLYENGDHKWMVFGRDNDKPDLIIDTNQYMVVSENNALLMDPGGIELFSAMLSAVIKEVPAQKITHLFASHQDPDIISSLGLWDLALTNATLHSPWLWEGFLRHFGMQNIEFDGIPDTGARLQLDGVTLEFIPAHYLHSSGNFNVYDPKAKILMSGDIGAALEPDNSPMFVDDFEEHVQKMKMFHQRWMPSNKAKNDWVRRVRRLDIDMMCPQHGRIFKGDDVGKFLDWFESIEVGLTNK
- a CDS encoding STAS domain-containing protein encodes the protein MNIKFPNQLGIQVVSDVKAELESAIAADGAIVLDASEVESVDAAALQLLVAFVQHAALKKREFEWFEPTDVFLETVDLMGLKAAMNV
- a CDS encoding response regulator, producing the protein MARILVVDDSASMRQMVAFTLKGGGHDIVEAADGVEGLACAKNGSFNAVITDVNMPNMDGITLTKELRALPNYRFVPILTLTTEASTEKKMAGKAAGATGWLVKPFNPDQLLATVKKVLG